The proteins below are encoded in one region of Diceros bicornis minor isolate mBicDic1 chromosome 14, mDicBic1.mat.cur, whole genome shotgun sequence:
- the POLR1H gene encoding DNA-directed RNA polymerase I subunit RPA12 isoform X1 yields MLSSRDRIEMTPEWGGSYSLVNQLLIPFSALDSLSVMDLAGTSSSFQSDLDFCPDCGSVLPLPGAQDTVTCTRCGFSINVRDFEGKVVKTSFVFHKLGTAMPMSMEEGPEFQGPVVDRRCSRCGHEGMAYHTRQMRSADEGQTVFYTCTNCKFQEKEDS; encoded by the exons ATGCTTAGCTCCAGGGACAGAATAGAAATGACCCCTGAGTGGGGAGGGAGCTACTCGCTTGTTAATCAACTTCTTATTCCCTTCTCAGCCCTCGACAGCCTGTCCGTCATGGACCTCGCCGGCACCTCCTCCAGCTTTCAGTCGGACCTGGATTTCTGTCCGGATTGCGGCTCGGTCCTGCCTCTGCCCGGGGCTCAGGATACGGTCACTTGTACTCGCTGTGGCTTCTCCATCAACGTGCGAG ACTTCGAAGGGAAAGTTGTGAAGACCTCATTTGTGTTCCACAAACTGGGGACAGCCATGCCTATGTCGATGGAGGAAGGACCTGAGTTCCAGGGACCCGTG GTTGACAGGCGCTGCTCTCGATGTGGTCACGAGGGAATGGCATACCACACCAGACAGATGCGCTCAGCTGATGAAGGGCAGACTGTCTTCTACACCTGTACCAACTGCAA
- the POLR1H gene encoding DNA-directed RNA polymerase I subunit RPA12 isoform X3, which produces MDLAGTSSSFQSDLDFCPDCGSVLPLPGAQDTVTCTRCGFSINVRDFEGKVVKTSFVFHKLGTAMPMSMEEGPEFQGPVVDRRCSRCGHEGMAYHTRQMRSADEGQTVFYTCTNCKFQEKEDS; this is translated from the exons ATGGACCTCGCCGGCACCTCCTCCAGCTTTCAGTCGGACCTGGATTTCTGTCCGGATTGCGGCTCGGTCCTGCCTCTGCCCGGGGCTCAGGATACGGTCACTTGTACTCGCTGTGGCTTCTCCATCAACGTGCGAG ACTTCGAAGGGAAAGTTGTGAAGACCTCATTTGTGTTCCACAAACTGGGGACAGCCATGCCTATGTCGATGGAGGAAGGACCTGAGTTCCAGGGACCCGTG GTTGACAGGCGCTGCTCTCGATGTGGTCACGAGGGAATGGCATACCACACCAGACAGATGCGCTCAGCTGATGAAGGGCAGACTGTCTTCTACACCTGTACCAACTGCAA